The nucleotide sequence TGCCCCGGATCTTCAAGCGCATCCGCCCCGCGTTCCGCTACGAACGCTCCCTGGACGTCATCACCCAGGGCCGGAACCTGGGCATGGTCACCAAGTCCAACCTCATCCTGGGCATGGGCGAAACCCGCGAGGAGATCTCCGAGGCCCTGTGTGACCTGCACCAGGCCGGCTGCGACCTGATCACCATCACCCAGTACCTGCGCCCCTCCGAACGGCACCTGCCCGTGGACCGCTGGGTCAAACCCCAGGAATTCGTGGACCTGCAGCACGAAGCCGAAGAGATCGGCTTCCTCGGCGTCATGTCCGGCCCCCTGGTCCGTTCCTCCTACCGCGCCGGCCGGCTCTGGGCAACCGCCATGCGCAAAAAAGGCCGCGACATCCCCGCCGAACTCGCCCACATCGCCGAGGGCATCCAGGACTCCGGAACCACCCGCCAGGAAGCCAGCACCCTGCTCAAAAGGCCGGCCTGAAACCGCGGGTATAGCGTTATTGCATGACCGAAACCTACAGATACGACGTTGAGGTCCTGCACCTGCTCGTGTCGCCTGGCCATGCGTACTTCGGCCGCGCGCGGGACGGGGCGGCCGAAGTCCCGACAGCGGACGCCGAACGGGTGGAGATCGTCGCCGGCAAGGGCATTGTCGGGGACAGGTTTTTCGGGAAGGCGGCGCACATGGACGCCGCGGTCACGCTGTTCGCCGTTGAGGCCCTCGAGGCCATGGCTGCCGAACTCGACGCCGGCCCCTTCGACCCGCTGCTGACCCGGCGCAACGTGATCCTCAGGGGCGCACACCTGGCCCCGCTCCTCGGGCAGGACTTCGCACTGGAGTCCCGGGGCAGTGTGGTGCGGTTCAAGGGCGGGCGCCCCGCCCACCCTTGCGCCTGGATGGACAGGATGCTGGCGCCCGGCGCGCACGCCGCGATGCGCGGGCGCGGGGGCATGCGCTGCCGGGCTCTTTCCGACGGCGTGCTGCACCGCGGGCCTGCGGTGCTGGTCAGCCCGGTGCCGCTCGAGCCCGCGCAGGCGGGAACGCCGAACGTGCTCCGGCCGGGCCGGCTGCCGTAAAGCGGTAATAGCCCCGGTGCGGGACCGGGTTACAGCCCGGGCGCCTGGCCCAGCTCAGCCCGGAGCTGCGAGAGCCGGGCGTAGGTGCTGTCCCGGTAAGCCACGAGGTCCTCCCGGCTGGCCGGATCGATGTCCAGGAACCCGTGGCCGGTTTTCAGCCCCAGGTTGCCTTCCTCCACGGTGGACGTCAGCGCCGCGGGCGGGGCAAACCGCTCGCCGTAGGCCTTCTCCAGGGTCCGGTACGAGGACTCGTACACGTCCAGGCCGGCCATGTCCCCGATGGCGAAGGGGCCGAAGAGGGCGAGCCGGAACCCGAAGGTGCTGCTGACCACCGCATCGATCTGGGAGGGGGCGGCCACGCCCTCTTCAACGATCCGGGCCGCTTCCTTGTACAGCGCGAACTGCAGGCGGTTGGCAACGAATCCGGGTGTGTCGGCCACCCGGGCCGGAGTCTTGCCAAGGGACCGGATGAGCTCTTCGGCAAGGTCCATCACGCCGGGCGCGGTCTGCGGTCCGGGGATCAGCTCCACCCCGGGAATGAAGGGGGCAGGGTTCATCCAGTGGACGCCGAGGAAGCGTTCGGGGTTGCTGACCGCCGCTGCCAGTTCCCCGATCGGAATGGCGGACGTGTTGGATGCGATGACCGCCCCGGCGGGCGCTGCCGTAGAGATGCGGCCCAGGATGTCCGCCTTGATCACCGGGTCCTCCGGGACCGCCTCGGCGACATAGTCCGCCGTCGAGACAGCCTCCTCGATGCTCGCGGCAGCGGTGAGGTTGCCCTCAATGGTTTCGGCCGCGCCGGCGGGCAGCAGCCCCCGGGCTTCAAAGTCCCGGGCCTGGCCCACGAGCCGGACCCGGGAGCGTTCGGCGATCCCGCCGTCGACATCTCCCAGCGCCACCTTGTGGCCGTGCATGGCCAGAACCTGGGCGATGCCGCCGCCCATGTAGCCGGCACCGACCACGGCCGTGGCCGCGATGGTCTGCGTAATTTGCATGTTGCTGCTCCTATTCAAGACGCCATGGATGGGTCAGCGGATGGTGTAGCCGCCGTCGACGGCCAGCGTGTGACCGGTGATGAGCGACGCCGCGTCGCTGAGCAGGAACGCCACCCCGCCGGCGATGTCTTCCGGTTCCCCGAAACGGCCCGCCGGGATCCGGGACAGCAGTTCGCTGGCCCAGTCCGGCCTGCTGAGCGTGGACTCGGTCAGTTCCGTTCGGACGAAGGTCGGGGCGACGGCGTTGACCCGGATTCCGGCGGCGGCCCACTCCAGCGCCAGGATCTTGGTCAGGTGGATCAGCCCCGCCTTGCTGGTGCCGTACGCCGCGCGCTCTTCGATCCCGACGATTCCCGCCTGGGAGGCGATGTTGACGATGGCCCCGTGGGTACCCGCGTCCACCCAACGCCGGACAAGTGCCGTGGTGAGGAAGAAGGTGCCCTTGAGGTTGGTGTCAAAGACCGTGTCCCAGTCCTCCTCCGTGAGCTCCAGGGCAGGCTTGGGCACGTTGACGCCGGCGTTGTTGACCAGCAGGTCAATCCCGCCGCTGGCCTGCTGGAGTGATTCGACGAAGCCCTCGACGTTCCTGGTGTCGGTGACGTCCACGGCCAGCGGCGCGGTTCCGTACCGCTCGCTGATCTGCTTGGCGGTTTCGGCGTCGCGGCTGGTTCCGTAGACGGTGGCGCCGCAGCCGGCAAGGCCGTCAGCGATGGCCTTGCCGAGCCCGCGGCCCGCCCCCGTGACCAGGGCCTTCTTGCCGTCCAGTCGGAAATTCGGCGCTTTCGGCACTGGGTCCTCTTTCGGCACTGGGTCCTCTTTAGCTGTCGAAGGTGTGGTCCGACCAGGGCAGGGACGTGCCGCGGTACTTCGCGGCGCGGACGTCGCCGGACCGGGCGTGGCCCTCAAACCGCTCCACCCTGGATGCTCGGCCGCAGAGTTCGCCGAAGAAGGCGCTGGACTCGGTGTTGGTCACTTCCTGGTAGGTGACGGTGCGCAGGTACTTCCCCACCCAGAGGCCGCCGGTGTAGCGGGCCGCACCGCGCGTGGGCAGCACGTGGTTGGTGCCGATCACCTTGTCGCCGTAGGAGACGCAGGTCCCCTCGCCGAGGAACAGGGCGCCGTAGTCGTGCATCTTCTCCAGGGCCTCGCGGGGGTTCTGCGTCAGGATCTGGACGTGCTCGTAGGCGTACTCATCGGCCAGGGCGTAGGCGTCATCGAGGGTGGCCACCACGTGGACGGCGCCCCAGTCACGCCAGGCCGCGGCGGCGTAGTCGCGGGTGGGCATGTCAACCAGGATCGTGTCGATGTGCTCCATGACCTTGCGTCCCAGCTCCTCGCTGGTGGTGATCAGGACGGCCGGGGAGTCAGGGCCGTGCTCGGCCTGGGAAAGAAGGTCGACGGCGACAATGAACGGGTCGGCGTGCTCGTCCGCCACGATCAGGACCTCCGTGGGGCCGGCAAAGAGGTCGATGCCGACCTCGCCGAAGAGCTGGCGCTTGGCTTCGGCGACGAATGCGTTGCCCGGGCCGGCCAGCATGTTCACCGGCTTGATGGTCTCGGTGCCGGTGGCCAGCGCGGCCACGGCCTGGATGCCGCCCAGCAGGTAGATCTCGTCGGCGCCGGCCAGGTACATGGCGGCCACGGTGGCGTCCGGGACCTCGCCCTGGATCAGCGGGGTGCAGGCGGCAACGCGCTCAACGCCGGCCACCTTGGCGGTGACGATGGTCATGTGGGCACTGGCCAGGAGCGGGTACTTGCCGCCCGGAATGTAGGCGCCGGCTGCCTGGATCGGAACGTTCTTCTGGCCGAGGAAGACGCCGGGAAGGGTCTCGATCTCGAAGTCGGAGAGCGACTCGAGCTGCTTCTGCGCCATCACGCGGACCTGCTGCTGGACGAACTTGATGTCCTCGATGACCTGCTCCGGAACCCGGGCCATGATCTCGTCGAGCTGCTCCTGGCTGAGCAGGAAGGATTCAGGTGCGTGCTTGTCGAACTTGGCCGAGTATTCGCGGACGGCCTCGTCCCCGCGCTCACGGATGTCCGCAATGACGGCTTCCACGGTGGCGCGCACCTCGGGAGTGCTGCCCCGGGACACGCTGTTGCGCTCGGGCTCCTTCAGCAGGGTGGAGTCCACGGCGGTGCTAAGTGCTGTTGTAACGGTCATCAGGATTGCCTTTCCATCTTCGTCGATGGGCGACCTATGAAGCGCCCGGGCCGGCCCCTGCAGGACCGGATGATGATCGAGTGTATACGTATACATTTTCCGGCACAAGGTCTTGTTTCTGCTTTTTGCATACGTATACACTGCTAGTCACGAGCCAGCCGGTGTGGCTGGGCTCACTGTCCGGACGAAGACAAAGGAGTCTCTACATGAGCGCCCCCGTGACAACGGCAGCAACGCCGGCCATCGATCCGAAGATGCGCCGCAAAGCACTGGTCTCCTCAGTGCTTGGCAGCTGCATCGAGTGGTACGACTTTTACGTCTATGGCGTTGCCGC is from Arthrobacter sp. QXT-31 and encodes:
- a CDS encoding MOSC domain-containing protein, whose translation is MTETYRYDVEVLHLLVSPGHAYFGRARDGAAEVPTADAERVEIVAGKGIVGDRFFGKAAHMDAAVTLFAVEALEAMAAELDAGPFDPLLTRRNVILRGAHLAPLLGQDFALESRGSVVRFKGGRPAHPCAWMDRMLAPGAHAAMRGRGGMRCRALSDGVLHRGPAVLVSPVPLEPAQAGTPNVLRPGRLP
- a CDS encoding 3-hydroxyacyl-CoA dehydrogenase family protein, giving the protein MQITQTIAATAVVGAGYMGGGIAQVLAMHGHKVALGDVDGGIAERSRVRLVGQARDFEARGLLPAGAAETIEGNLTAAASIEEAVSTADYVAEAVPEDPVIKADILGRISTAAPAGAVIASNTSAIPIGELAAAVSNPERFLGVHWMNPAPFIPGVELIPGPQTAPGVMDLAEELIRSLGKTPARVADTPGFVANRLQFALYKEAARIVEEGVAAPSQIDAVVSSTFGFRLALFGPFAIGDMAGLDVYESSYRTLEKAYGERFAPPAALTSTVEEGNLGLKTGHGFLDIDPASREDLVAYRDSTYARLSQLRAELGQAPGL
- a CDS encoding SDR family NAD(P)-dependent oxidoreductase, which produces MPKAPNFRLDGKKALVTGAGRGLGKAIADGLAGCGATVYGTSRDAETAKQISERYGTAPLAVDVTDTRNVEGFVESLQQASGGIDLLVNNAGVNVPKPALELTEEDWDTVFDTNLKGTFFLTTALVRRWVDAGTHGAIVNIASQAGIVGIEERAAYGTSKAGLIHLTKILALEWAAAGIRVNAVAPTFVRTELTESTLSRPDWASELLSRIPAGRFGEPEDIAGGVAFLLSDAASLITGHTLAVDGGYTIR
- the hisD gene encoding histidinol dehydrogenase translates to MTVTTALSTAVDSTLLKEPERNSVSRGSTPEVRATVEAVIADIRERGDEAVREYSAKFDKHAPESFLLSQEQLDEIMARVPEQVIEDIKFVQQQVRVMAQKQLESLSDFEIETLPGVFLGQKNVPIQAAGAYIPGGKYPLLASAHMTIVTAKVAGVERVAACTPLIQGEVPDATVAAMYLAGADEIYLLGGIQAVAALATGTETIKPVNMLAGPGNAFVAEAKRQLFGEVGIDLFAGPTEVLIVADEHADPFIVAVDLLSQAEHGPDSPAVLITTSEELGRKVMEHIDTILVDMPTRDYAAAAWRDWGAVHVVATLDDAYALADEYAYEHVQILTQNPREALEKMHDYGALFLGEGTCVSYGDKVIGTNHVLPTRGAARYTGGLWVGKYLRTVTYQEVTNTESSAFFGELCGRASRVERFEGHARSGDVRAAKYRGTSLPWSDHTFDS